Proteins encoded within one genomic window of Mustela erminea isolate mMusErm1 chromosome 21, mMusErm1.Pri, whole genome shotgun sequence:
- the CASP3 gene encoding caspase-3, with amino-acid sequence MENSEHTVDAKSIKNSETKILHGSKSVDSGMSLDNSYKMDYPEMGLCIIINNKNFHRSTGMAPRSGTDVDAANLRETFTNLKYEVRNKNDLTCEEILELMDSVSKEDHSKRSSFVCVLLSHGDEGIIFGTNGPVDLKKLTSFFRGDYCRSLTGKPKLFIIQACRGTDLDCGIETDSGAEDDMACQKIPVEADFLYAYSTAPGYYSWRNSKDGSWFIQSLCTMLKLYAHKLEFMHILTRVNRKVATEFESFSLDSAFHGKKQIPCIVSMLTKELYLYH; translated from the exons ATGGAGAACAGTGAACACACGGTGGATGcaaaatccattaaaaattcGGAAAC AAAGATCTTACATGGAAGCAAATCAGTGGACTCTGGAATGTCCTTGGACAACAGTTATAAAATGGATTATCCTGAAATGGGTTTAtgtataataattaataataagaaCTTTCATAGAAGTACTG GAATGGCACCTCGGTCTGGTACAGATGTAGATGCAGCAAACCTCCGGGAAACATTCACGAACTTGAAATATGAAGTCAGGAATAAAAATGATCTCACATGCGAAGAAATTTTGGAATTAATGGACAGTg TCTCTAAAGAAGATCATAGCAAAAGGAGCAGTTTTGTTTGTGTACTTCTAAGCCATGGGGATGAAGGAATAATTTTTGGAACCAATGGACCTGTTGACCTGAAAAAACTAACAAGTTTCTTCAGAGGGGATTACTGTCGAAGTCTGACTGGAAAACCCAAACTTTTCATTATTCAG GCCTGCCGAGGCACAGACCTGGACTGCGGTATTGAGACGGACAGTGGCGCCGAGGACGACATGGCCTGTCAGAAAATACCAGTTGAAGCGGATTTCCTGTATGCCTATTCCACGGCCCCTG GTTACTATTCCTGGCGAAACTCAAAGGACGGATCCTGGTTCATCCAGTCACTCTGCACGATGCTGAAACTGTATGCTCACAAGCTTGAGTTTATGCACATTCTTACCCGGGTTAACCGAAAGGTAGCCACAGAATTCGAGTCCTTTTCTCTTGACTCTGCTTTTCATGGAAAGAAACAGATTCCATGTATTGTGTCTATGCTCACAAAAGAACTGTATCTTTACCACTAA